A DNA window from Trichosurus vulpecula isolate mTriVul1 chromosome 2, mTriVul1.pri, whole genome shotgun sequence contains the following coding sequences:
- the LOC118838614 gene encoding ubiquilin-1-like — protein MAGAREEAGDSRLVAGREPPPRIITVTAKTPQECQEFTLAENCSVREFKEQISKRLNCDVNRLVLIFTGKILRDQDTLNQRGVLDGTTVYLVVRNRFPGFTRSCHTTTTPATSNQPLPGSNSPGASPRTGASGLLARLGRIARCSPDLADFLGHLAQLLMAVPEAVVQFLDDPSIQGLLGETPSSTNPSSGSGPGRLMAQPQTAPPAQANETVPEALRSPALLRELLMLRADERGLGALKAVPGGDNALRQVYADIQQLMLTVPASPPRSKGPTSLSGPSSSSPSAGPLRLGNVGRVLGASTQDTSPYSSSMPNLCMGLGPGSQDVSPTISKGSLPGPSIPSASALRNALHVLHQNPTLLHQLTAGSPLRPRLPLLPILTNPRALQAWLQIEQGLQTLSMEIPGLGPCLRGSGRPRGGHGGGVAGGSNSRVSNQQPTLAVLQLLQALAHASPNTLQTPPPPPLPPPPTEGRFQQELEQLKAMGFSNHDANLQALIATGGDIYAAIERLLGPPQA, from the coding sequence ATGGCGGGGGCCCGGGAGGAAGCAGGCGACAGCAGGCTGGTGGCAGGCCGGGAGCCACCACCACGCATCATCACAGTAACAGCAAAGACACCACAAGAGTGCCAGGAGTTCACCCTGGCAGAAAACTGCAGTGTTAGGGAGTTCAAAGAGCAGATCTCAAAGCGTCTTAACTGTGATGTGAACCGTCTGGTGCTCATCTTCACAGGGAAGATCCTGCGAGACCAGGACACACTGAACCAGAGGGGAGTCCTCGATGGCACCACCGTCTATCTAGTGGTGCGGAACCGCTTCCCTGGATTCACCCGCTCATGCCATACAACTACCACACCTGCCACCTCAAATCAACCTCTCCCAGGTAGCAACAGCCCTGGGGCTTCACCCAGGACAGGGGCTTCTGGTCTTCTGGCCAGGCTGGGCCGCATAGCCCGGTGCTCACCGGACCTGGCAGACTTCCTTGGCCATCTAGCTCAGCTGCTCATGGCAGTCCCTGAAGCTGTGGTGCAATTCCTGGATGATCCCTCCATACAAGGTCTGCTGGGTGAAACTCCATCCAGCACCAATCCCTCTTCTGGCTCTGGACCCGGCCGGCTGATGGCTCAGCCACAGACTGCTCCACCAGCCCAAGCCAATGAGACAGTGCCTGAGGCCCTGAGGAGCCCTGCTCTTCTGAGGGAATTGTTGATGCTAAGGGCAGATGAGAGAGGCTTGGGGGCTTTAAAGGCTGTTCCTGGGGGTGATAATGCCCTGCGACAGGTCTATGCTGATATCCAACAGCTAATGCTCACAGTCCCGGCCTCACCACCCCGTTCCAAGGGCCCAACTTCCTTGTCTGGTCCTTCTAGCTCTTCTCCCTCAGCAGGGCCTCTTAGGCTGGGAAATGTGGGCCGGGTTCTGGGAGCCTCAACACAGGATACCTCACCCTATAGCTCTAGCATGCCCAACCTGTGTATGGGTTTGGGACCTGGCTCACAGGATGTGTCCCCAACTATAAGCAAAGGTTCCCTGCCAGGCCCATCCATACCCTCTGCCTCCGCCCTGCGGAATGCCCTGCATGTACTGCATCAGAACCCAACACTGTTGCACCAGCTCACTGCTGGTAGCCCTCTGAGGCCCCGCCTGCCCCTGCTACCTATCCTCACTAATCCACGGGCTTTACAGGCTTGGCTACAGATTGAACAGGGCCTGCAGACACTCTCCATGGAGATTCCAGGGCTGGGACCCTGCCTCCGGGGTTCTGGAAGGCCCCGTGGGGGTCATGGAGGAGGTGTGGCTGGTGGGTCAAACTCTCGAGTATCCAACCAGCAACCCACACTAGCTGTGCTGCAGCTACTCCAGGCCTTGGCCCATGCAAGCCCTAATACCCTTCagaccccaccaccaccaccactgccaccacccccGACCGAGGGCCGCTTCCAGCAGGAGCTGGAACAGCTGAAGGCAATGGGCTTCTCCAACCATGATGCCAATCTGCAAGCTCTAATTGCCACTGGTGGAGACATCTACGCTGCTATTGAGAGACTACTGGGGCCCCCCCAGGCCTAG
- the LOC118838329 gene encoding olfactory receptor 52B2-like: MLPANNSKFHPTSFILLGIPGLETNHLWLSFPFIMMYTTAMGGNILLLWVIISEQSLHEPMYILLSLLAITDLILSTTTVPKALAIFWFQAHDIPFPACLTQVFFIHFVSALESATLLSMAFDRYVAICDPLRYASVLTYKVLGRMGLAGFARAFSTVATLVFLLHRLPYCGHHRVPHTYCEHMGVARLACGDIRVNIIYGLCAALSTLGIDAILIVVSYVLILRAVFRLPSQGARHKALGTCGAHVCVILMFYTPAFFSFLTHRFGRGIIPRHIHILLANLYVVVPPMLNPIVYAVRMKQIRDKIKKLLRKV; encoded by the exons ATGTTGCCAGCTAACAACTCCAAATTTCACCCAACCTCCTTCATTCTACTGGGAATCCCAGGCCTTGAAACTAATCACCTCTGGCTCTCATTTCCCTTCATTATGATGTACACCACAGCCATGGGTGGCAATATTCTCCTTCTTTGGGTCATCATCTCAGAGCAGAGCCTTCATGAACCTATGTacatcctcctctctcttcttgccATCACAGACCTCATCCTCTCTACCACCACTGTGCCCAAGGCCCTAGCCATCTTCTGGTTTCAAGCTCATGACATTCCCTTCCCTGCCTGTCTCACCCAAGtctttttcatccactttgtctcagccctggagtcagccaCATTGCTTTCTATGGCATTTGATCGTTATGTGGCCATCTGTGACCCTCTGCGCTATGCGTCTGTCCTCACCTACAAGGTCCTTGGCAGGATGGGACTGGCTGGTTTTGCTAGAGCTTTCTCCACTGTTGCAACCCTTGTCTTTCTCCTCCACCGGCTGCCCTACTGTGGTCATCATAGAGTACCCCACACATATTGTGAACACATGGGTGTGGCCCGGTTGGCGTGTGGGGACATCCGTGTCAACATCATCTATGGTCTTTGTGCGGCCCTTTCAACGTTGGGCATTGATGCAATTCTCATTGTTGTCTCCTACGTTCTCATCCTCCGTGCTGTCTTTCGCCTGCCATCCCAAGGTGCACGCCATAAGGCTCTTGGCACTTGTGGTGCCCATGTCTGTGTGATCCTCATGTTTTATACACctgcctttttctccttcctcacccaccGCTTTGGCCGGGGTATTATCCCCCGCCATATTCACATCCTTCTAGCCAATCTGTATGTAGTGGTACCACCCATGCTCAACCCCATTGTCTATGCAGTTAGGATGAAGCAAATCCGGGACAAG ATCAAAAAGTTATTGAGAAAAGTTTAA